TCTGTAACGGAGGTGTTGGCGTAGTCTACGGTGCGGGTGCCGGGCACGAAGCGCGTGTTCTCTACGATGGCGCCGAACTTAATGGCGTTCCAGATTTCAGGCTCTTTCTCCGGGTTCAGGTCAATGACTTTGGCGTAGCAGCCGCCTTCAAAGTTAAACACGCCCCCGTCGCCGGGCAGCCAGCCGTGCTCGTCGTCGCCGATGAGGCCGCGGCGCGGGTCGGCCGAAAGGGTGGTTTTGCCCGTGCCCGAGAGCCCGAAGAAGATAGCCGTGTCGCCGTCCTCGCCCACGTTGGCCGAGCAGTGCATGGGCAAGGTGTTCTGCTCGTGCGGCAAGAGGTAGTTGAGCACCCCGAAGATGCCCTTCTTCATCTCGCCGGCATAGCCCGTGCCCCCAATCAGGATCATCTTCTTGGTGAAGTTGAGGATGGCGAAGTTCTTCTGCCGGGTGCCATCCACCGCCGGATCTGCCTCGAAGCCGGGCGCGCAGATGATGCTGAAATCGGGCAGCCACGAGGTGTCGGCACCGGCCTCGGGGCGCAAGAACATATTGTAGCAGAAGAGATTGTGCCAAGCTAGCTCGTTTACCACGCGGAGCTTGAGCTGCGAAGCGGGGTGAGCGCCGGCGTAGGCTTCCCGCACGTACAGCGTTTTGTCGGCTAGATAGGCTACCATCTTTGCGTGTAGCTGGTCGAACTTCTCCGCGTCGAACGGGATGTTGATGTCGCCCCACCATACGCTGTCGGTGGTACTGGCGTCCCGCACAATGAAACGGTCTTTGGGCGAGCGACCCGTGAACTGGCCTGTGTCGGCCATCAGGGCACCCGTGTCGGTCAGCGTACCTTCACCGTTGCGAAGCGCTTCTTCCACCAAGGCGGCGGGGGCTAGGTTCAGTCGGACAGCCTGCGCCTGCTGAAAACCCAGCGGCTTGAGTCGGTCGAGAAGGGCGGCGGAAGTGGTGGTTGCGTTCATACTCATGAGGAAGATTAGGTACGCTGGAAAGAAGACGAGTGAAAGGCAGCCTAGCTCAGAGAAGGCAATAAGCGCCCGGCGCCAACGGATTGGCGAGCAAAAACAGCTAGGAATCAGCGGGAAATCGAGGTGCGCGGGCTTAGCCGCCTTCCTCTAGGTTAAGTCGGGAAGTTTGCCTGGTTTCTTCCATCGACAGGAAAACCAGCAGCGACAACCCGATGCAGCCGGCGATATACCAGTAGAAATACGATTCGTGGCCCGTGCCCTTCCACCACAAGGCTAGGTATTCAGCGGTGCCGCCAAATAGGGCCACCGTGAGAGCGTGCGGCAAGCCGATACCTAGGGCTCGGATTTCGACGGGAAACAGCTCTGCCTTCACCACGGCGTTGATGCCGCTATAGCCGCTAACGATGGTGAGGGCTACCACCAGGAGCACAAAGGCGACCCAGGGCGTGGTGGTGTGGCTGAGGGCGGTGAGCAGCGGGACGGTGCCCACTGCCCCAAACAAACCAAAGAACAGCAGCAGCGGCCGCCGCCCAATGCGGTCGGACAACGCCCCGAAAACCGGCTGCAAGCCCGCAAACACGAGCAACGACAGAAAGCAGATGTTGGTGGCCGACTCCTTGCTCATGTGGGCGGTGTTCACCAAAAACTTCAGCATGTAGGTGGTGAACGTGTAGAAGGCGAGCGTGCCACCCATCGTGAGGCCCACCACCGTCAGCACGGCGCGCGGGTGCTTCAGGAGTACTTGCACGCTGCCCCGCTGGTCGTCGGGGGTATGCTGCTGGGTCTGGAAAACAGGCGTCTCGTCGAGGTTGCTGCGCAAGTACAAAGCCACCACCGACAAAGCTGCGCCAATCACAAACGGAATACGCCAGCCCCAGCTCAGAAGCTGCGCTTCCGTGAGCAGTACTTTTTGCAGCACCAGTTGAATGCCGAGGGCTAGTAATTGGGCTCCTATAAGCGTGAAATACAGGAAGCTAGAGTAAAAACCTCGCCGTTTGCGGGTGGCCATTTCGCTGAGGTACGTGGCCGACACTCCGTATTCGCCACCCACACTCAGGCCTTGCAGCAGCCGGGCCGTGAGCAGCATGACGGGCGCCACAATGCCCACGGTTTGGTAAGTCGGCGTGAGGGCGATGAGCAAGGAGCCCAACGACATCAGCAGCACCGACAGTGTCATGGACTGCTTGCGGCCTACTTTATCGGCAATGCGGCCAAACATCCAGCCCCCGATGGGGCGCATCAGGAAACCTAGGGCAAAGATGCCGGCCGTTTGAAGCAGCTGCGCAGTGGGGTCGCCGGAGGGAAAAAACGAGCCCGAGAAGTACAGCGAGAAGGACGAGAAAACGTACCAGTCGTACCACTCCACCAAATTGCCGACCGAGCCACTCAGGATAGCCTTGAGCCGTCGAGGCGAAACTTTCTCCAGCGGCGCGGCCTCCACCGTAGTGGCGTAGGAGCGAGAAGCTGGTGAGAGTTGGGTAGCCACGGGTGGAAACGTTTGAGATGCCGAATAGTAGGAGAAAGATCCTGTTTGTTCGAGGTTGCCTTACAAATGAAGCACCCGATTTTGAAGGAATTTTGAAGAAAACTTATCGATTATCTGAAATTTTGAGCGGCAACCGCAAACGTTTGTTCTCAAGGTCAACAGGTAGCTAGGGTTGATCAGGGGCAAAAGCTAGCCGAATACGGTGCCAGCCGTCTTCGTACGTATAGCTGATGCGATGGCCGTATAACTCGCTGATACGCTTTACGATAGCCAACCCAATGCCAATGGAGTCGAGTGCGGCGTTGCCTTTCTTGAAGCGCCCAAACAACTCACTCACGGGCGCGGAAGGCGCATGGCCGGTATTCGCCAGCACCAATTCTGAAGAAGAAAGCTGAATTTGAATTTCGCCGCCGGGTAAGTTGTGCCGGATAGCGTTGCTGAACAGATTATTGAGCAGAAGCTGGGCTAAGGAGTCATCGAAAGGCACGTGCACATCGTCGGCAATCTGCTCCACCGTCCGGATGCCCTTCATCTCGGCTAGGTCGGCGAAGGCTGCTTCGGTGGTGCGCACGAGCTGGCTCAGGTCGGTGCGCACCTCAGGTTGCGATTCGTAGTGCTCTAGTTTCGCCAGCAGCGTTAGCGACTGGTTGATTTTGGCGAGGCGCTCTAGCTCGTCGTGCATGCCGGTGAGCAGGAGCAATTGTTTTTTGGTTAGCTCCGAGTCTATCAGCAGCTCAATTTTGGCCTTAATACTTGCGATGGGCGTTTGCAGCTCGTGCGATGCATTTTCGGAAAACTCCTTCAGGCCCTGATAGTCGCTTTGCGCCTGCGCCGTCATGCGCACTAGGAATTCGTTGAGCACGTTGAACTCGGCCGTGCGACTTGGGTGCAGGTCGATGGTGTTCTGCTGGCTGAGCTGGAAAAGCTGAATGCCGCGGAGCGTGTTGTTGAACGGCTTGAGAATGTACCAGGAAATTACCTCGCTGAGAATAACCACTAGGGCGAGTAGAAAGACGAACGTCCAGGCAAAGACCAGCATCAAGCCGGTCAGGTACATATCGCTGGGCTCCACCACTGCGGCTTTGCTAATGATGCGGTACGGCTGCCCACCCACCACCGTGTAGGTCGTCAGGCGAATAATAGATACTTCCGACTGAAGGGTTGGGTCCCACTCGTCACGAATCCTGGCCGTGCTGCCGTGGCTCGTCGAGTCGAGGCTAGCTCGGCTGATCTGTACATTGGTCCGCGACGGGTCGCCAGTGTAGTCGCGCCCACTTTTGAGCTGGGATACAATGATTGCGTTCAGGTGTTCGAGCTTGCCAATGGTAGCTTGGGTGACGCTGCGCGACAGGGCCGCGTACACAATGGCAAAGCCGATGCTCAAGACGAAAAACGTGATAACCGCATAGGCGATGGTGTAGCGGTAGTTGAGCTTCACGAGTCGGCCGCGTTTAGCTTGTATCCGAACCCATACACGGTGCTGATGTAATCCTTGCCGCCGGCGTCCGTGATTTTTTTGCGCAAGTTTTTCACGTGCTGGTACACAAAGTCCACGCTATCTAGGTTGTCGGTGTAGTCGCCCCAGAGGTGGGCCGCGATGGCCTGCCGCGTGAGCATGCGGCCCTTGTTGTTGATGAAGTACAGCAGTAAGTTGGTTTCCTTGCGCGTGAGATTCAGTAGCTTACCATTCACGCGGCACTCTAGCGACTCTAGGTCGGCGGTAATGTCTTGGAAGGTGATAATGTTATTCTTGTGCACGCTGCGCCGCCGCATAATGGCTTTGATGCGGGCGTGCAGCTCGGGGAGCGGAAACGGCTTCGTGATATAGTCGTCGGCGCCTTCACTCAGGCCGGTTAGCTTAAAATCCAGCGCGTTTTGGGCCGAGATGATGATGACGCTGCTTTCAACGCCCTCCTTACGCAGCAGCTTCAGCAGGCTGATGCCATTGCCGTCAGGCAGCATAATATCCAGTAGCACACAGTCATACGTGAACAAGGCTAGCTTCTCCCGTGCCTCATCGAACGTGGGAGCCACTTCGCAGATATAATGCTCCTGCGTGAGGTAGCTGGCAATGCTTTTGGCCAGCTCCGGGTGGTCTTCCACTAGCAAGATTTTCATAATGAGTTACCGGGTGGGTGGTAGGCCTAGGTGAGTGACAAGACCTAGGTAGTGGGTACCAGTAAATGTATCAAAACCTGTGGAACCAGCTACCGCTCTTGTGCGTGGTGGCTACTTCTAAGCAGACAACCTATTAATCCGCTGCTACTTGGCTTGGTGTCCGTTCTTTGTTGCAAAAACTTGATGCCACTCCGCTTCTCGTATTTCAGCAGAGTTATCAGGCGCTATTTGCACTCAGGGAATAGCCGTCTTCCGGCGTTGCATCCACCTAGGAAGCATAGCCTAGGCCCCTTGATAGAAATGTGTTCAGTACCGATTGTCGAGAAAAGATTGATTTTATCACTTGAGGATAAGCTCTCTTCTCTCATTTGAAGCCGTGCGCTCTGCTTATGAATTACTACGTATAAACCACCAAAACCACCAAGCTAGCCGGTCCAGCTTGTGATATTTGTACGTATTTGCAATCTTTACAGTCCGTAGTTTTACTGACTGTTGTGCTTTCCTCTTCTGCTCCCTCCTCTTCTTGGCAAGCGCGCCGCCTCGCTATCTATTTTGCGTTCCACTATCCCGCGCACCCTTTCCTGGCACTGACGCCCTATCAGCGTCTGTTGCTAGATACTTTCCTATGCGGAGAACTATCTATGGATCAACTCTTAGTGCACTTAGAAGCCCACGAGTACGAGGGAGAGCATAAGTCGATAACCGGTCTAGCGTAAGGTTGACAGGGCTGAATTGCGCCATACTCACTTACTTAAAACTCGTCACGCTGACAGCTACTAGGCGAGCAAGCTGTTCCAGAAGTTACTAAAGCCCTCTATACGTTTGTCATTATTGCCATCTTTTCTATAATTTTAACGAACGATTATGGAACGACAGCAATGAGCCGCAAGAAACGAGGACACTCTCCGGAAGGGGAAAAATTGATTCGCAAGGCTGAACAGATCCTACGCCTAGCTTCCCATATTGATAAACTCGAACAGAAGGGCCATGGATTGTGGCCACAGTTCCTGGCAACCAACTTCAATTCGTAGAGTTATTCTACTCGCGTCTAGCACTAGAAGCTGTGTAATCGGCTGCCACTGCTTGGCTATGCGAATCGGGCTACTTGAGATACTGTAGGTCATCAAGTTGTGAGCGGCAGCCGATTGAGCAAGTCACTGATCAGTACCAGTAAGACGCTACTCCGCTTGTTCCATTCGGCCCGGCACTGTATAAACACACCTCTTTTTACGGAATAAGGAATGTGGCCTAGCCGTATGGGTAGAGGCTTGTGCCCGTGAGGGTGCTTCTTATCTTTGTCACTGCTCGACCTGGCTGTTGTGACAAGTGTAGATGCAAGAGCCTTTTCTTTTTTCCTAACTCACATGCTACTAGCAAAGCTGACTGGAAAGTGCCGCTGTTGTTGTCTCACAACAACCTAGCCTGCTCAGGTCGTCTTCGGGCTGCCCTCTTCTTATCCGCTTTCCTTTGTTTGCATGACTTCTATTTCCCCGGCCGCGGCACGGCCCGAACTGGTGCGCGGCATCCGGCGCTGGGACTTCGTGGCGCTCATCATTAATATTACCATTGGCGCTGGTATTCTGGGGCTTCCAGCCAAAATCTACGCCTTGGTTGGCACCTATAGCCTAGCTGCCTATGTCGTCAGCGCGGCGATTGTCTCGCTTATCATCTTGTGCTTTGCTGAGGTCAGCAGCCGGTTCAGCGGGGCCGGTGGCCCGTACTTATATGCGCGTGAAGCATTCGGGCCGCTCGTTGGGTTTGAGGTAGGCTGGCTGCTGTGGATTTCGCGCTTGGCTAGCTTTGCCGCCCTCTGCAACTTGTTTACCGATTATGCTGCTTACTTCTGGCCAACCGTAGGAGCGGGTACCGGCCGGGCGGCGCTGATGGCTGGACTTATCGCAAGCCTAACCCTACTCAACTGGGTAGGCGTGCGCACGGCTTCGCTGGTAAACAACCTCTTCACGGTAAGCAAGTTGGTGCTCCTAATCCTGTTTACGACCGTTGGGTTGTTCTTTGTGAATTGGCAGGCGTTTTCGTTTGCGGTTCTTCCCACGTATCCTAGCTTTTCCAGCGCGGTACTACTGCTCATTTTCACCTTCTCAGGCTTCGATGTGGCGGCTATTCCGGCCAGTGAGATTCAGCAGCCCCAGCGCAATGTGCCGTTCGCCTTATTCACGGCCATTGCCACGGTGGCTGTACTGTTCTTATTGGTGCAAGTGGTGTGCATCGGCACGCTCCCGAACCTAGCTACCGCTGAGCGGCCCTTAGCTAGTGCCTCGCAGCAATTTCTGGGACCCGGCGCTGGGGCGCTCGTAGCGGTAGCAGCGATGCTAACGGCCCTAGGCACCCTCAATGCGCTCATGCTCACGGGACCTAGGTTGTTGTTTGCCCTGGCCGAGCAAGGACAAATTCCCGCTATTTTCCGGGCTACGCACCCGCGGTTCCGCACGCCCTACGTGGCCTTGCTGGTATCGGCGGTGCTGAAGCTCGTGCTAGCTATTTCGGGAACGTTCATTTACGCGCTTACCCTTTCCACAATTATCCGGCTCACCTACTTCGCCCTCACATGTGCGGCCTTGCCTGTATTGCGCCGGCGCCAACCCGAGCACCCGGCGCCTTTTCGGGTGCTGGGCGGGAGCGTGGTAGCCGCCGTGTGCGTAGGCTTGTGCCTGTGGCTGTTGCTGAGTAGTACCGGCACCGAAGCGCGCGATGTTGCCGTAATGGCTATCGTAGGGCTAGGTTTGTATGTTGCTGCAAACCAACGGAAAGCAACGGTTAGCTAAGCGGGCCGCACACCACTTCACCTTCTCCCGGTTTCTGAAACTGTATTCTCGTTTTTCCGAGTTATGTCTCTTTCTTCTCCTATTTCCTCCGTTGCCATTCGCACGCCGCAGCGCGTGGCCGAAATTTCCTGGTTTGATGATTTGTGCGGCGGCGATACCCAGTACCTAAGCGTGCTCGATGGCGCGTACCGCAGCTCTTGGGCGCACTGCCGGGATATTACGCTCTCGGCCGAGCGGCTAGGCTATTCCAATATTCTGCTGCCGACCTCTTACACCGTTGGGCAGGATGTACTGACGTTTGCAGC
This Hymenobacter sp. GOD-10R DNA region includes the following protein-coding sequences:
- the pckA gene encoding phosphoenolpyruvate carboxykinase (ATP) — its product is MNATTTSAALLDRLKPLGFQQAQAVRLNLAPAALVEEALRNGEGTLTDTGALMADTGQFTGRSPKDRFIVRDASTTDSVWWGDINIPFDAEKFDQLHAKMVAYLADKTLYVREAYAGAHPASQLKLRVVNELAWHNLFCYNMFLRPEAGADTSWLPDFSIICAPGFEADPAVDGTRQKNFAILNFTKKMILIGGTGYAGEMKKGIFGVLNYLLPHEQNTLPMHCSANVGEDGDTAIFFGLSGTGKTTLSADPRRGLIGDDEHGWLPGDGGVFNFEGGCYAKVIDLNPEKEPEIWNAIKFGAIVENTRFVPGTRTVDYANTSVTENTRTAYPLPFIPNAVEPSVASSPKNIFFLTADAFGVLPPISKLDKSHAMYHFLSGYTAKVAGTEMGITEPQTTFSACFGQVFLPLYPTQYAEMLGQKMDEHPDVHVWLVNTGWSGGSYGVGSRMKLAYTRAMITAALDGALNHTSFSQHPIFGVKIPSAVPGVPSRILDPRNTWQDPEAYDRTAAELAQKFVQNFQKFAAYANDDILAGAPKVAAAIAV
- a CDS encoding MFS transporter is translated as MATQLSPASRSYATTVEAAPLEKVSPRRLKAILSGSVGNLVEWYDWYVFSSFSLYFSGSFFPSGDPTAQLLQTAGIFALGFLMRPIGGWMFGRIADKVGRKQSMTLSVLLMSLGSLLIALTPTYQTVGIVAPVMLLTARLLQGLSVGGEYGVSATYLSEMATRKRRGFYSSFLYFTLIGAQLLALGIQLVLQKVLLTEAQLLSWGWRIPFVIGAALSVVALYLRSNLDETPVFQTQQHTPDDQRGSVQVLLKHPRAVLTVVGLTMGGTLAFYTFTTYMLKFLVNTAHMSKESATNICFLSLLVFAGLQPVFGALSDRIGRRPLLLFFGLFGAVGTVPLLTALSHTTTPWVAFVLLVVALTIVSGYSGINAVVKAELFPVEIRALGIGLPHALTVALFGGTAEYLALWWKGTGHESYFYWYIAGCIGLSLLVFLSMEETRQTSRLNLEEGG
- a CDS encoding sensor histidine kinase codes for the protein MKLNYRYTIAYAVITFFVLSIGFAIVYAALSRSVTQATIGKLEHLNAIIVSQLKSGRDYTGDPSRTNVQISRASLDSTSHGSTARIRDEWDPTLQSEVSIIRLTTYTVVGGQPYRIISKAAVVEPSDMYLTGLMLVFAWTFVFLLALVVILSEVISWYILKPFNNTLRGIQLFQLSQQNTIDLHPSRTAEFNVLNEFLVRMTAQAQSDYQGLKEFSENASHELQTPIASIKAKIELLIDSELTKKQLLLLTGMHDELERLAKINQSLTLLAKLEHYESQPEVRTDLSQLVRTTEAAFADLAEMKGIRTVEQIADDVHVPFDDSLAQLLLNNLFSNAIRHNLPGGEIQIQLSSSELVLANTGHAPSAPVSELFGRFKKGNAALDSIGIGLAIVKRISELYGHRISYTYEDGWHRIRLAFAPDQP
- a CDS encoding response regulator transcription factor, with amino-acid sequence MKILLVEDHPELAKSIASYLTQEHYICEVAPTFDEAREKLALFTYDCVLLDIMLPDGNGISLLKLLRKEGVESSVIIISAQNALDFKLTGLSEGADDYITKPFPLPELHARIKAIMRRRSVHKNNIITFQDITADLESLECRVNGKLLNLTRKETNLLLYFINNKGRMLTRQAIAAHLWGDYTDNLDSVDFVYQHVKNLRKKITDAGGKDYISTVYGFGYKLNAADS
- a CDS encoding APC family permease — its product is MTSISPAAARPELVRGIRRWDFVALIINITIGAGILGLPAKIYALVGTYSLAAYVVSAAIVSLIILCFAEVSSRFSGAGGPYLYAREAFGPLVGFEVGWLLWISRLASFAALCNLFTDYAAYFWPTVGAGTGRAALMAGLIASLTLLNWVGVRTASLVNNLFTVSKLVLLILFTTVGLFFVNWQAFSFAVLPTYPSFSSAVLLLIFTFSGFDVAAIPASEIQQPQRNVPFALFTAIATVAVLFLLVQVVCIGTLPNLATAERPLASASQQFLGPGAGALVAVAAMLTALGTLNALMLTGPRLLFALAEQGQIPAIFRATHPRFRTPYVALLVSAVLKLVLAISGTFIYALTLSTIIRLTYFALTCAALPVLRRRQPEHPAPFRVLGGSVVAAVCVGLCLWLLLSSTGTEARDVAVMAIVGLGLYVAANQRKATVS